In Cydia amplana chromosome 13, ilCydAmpl1.1, whole genome shotgun sequence, the genomic stretch CAGGAAAGCAGAATACCACTTCGTCAGTTGTCAATCATTATGTCAGCagcatacattatttattataatatattatataaatatctgggtgaccgagcttcgctcggaaaacatataaaaactcgaaaatgagcgttttcccagagataagacctagctagatcgattttttgcccccgaaaacccccatataccaaatttcatcgaaatcgttagagccgtttccgagatcaccgaaatatatttataaataaataaataaacaagaattgctcgtttaaaggttgagataagataatatgtaataattttcacatagcttgggtacggtgacagcggtcatcttcatacaatttataaccttaaaatgCTTTGAGACTACCGTACTCAAGGCTGTCTCAAGCTACATATTTGAAAAAGGGGTACAAGGAATAATgtttatagagtctgttcggaaaaagaagagtcgtggaatgtattggaccccatacgttccacgactcttctctttccgcacagactctagttatGAGAGGCGCCATCAGATAGGTATATTTAAGCGGTCAGGGTGTTCAAAAACCTATCTGAACATGAACTTTGATGTCTTGTAtattttcccttattttctcgtaatgcatgttaattataagatgtaattatttttgaaaagatgtgtcccgccgagtttgttgccggtctcatattgggataccctcctccaattgaggggggatttaaatcttctcggggcagaggtgtagggttggagccggtctacctagctttatttgacgttcataagcgcattgtaattatgcctacttgaataaactatcttttatcttatcttatctttatcttgatAGTAGAcgctttgttcagatatttgtaaacAACTTGGCTGCTCCGGTatacctgatggcgactgtacataatgaGGGACTTTTCAGGAACTTACCGTTGCatttagatttttaaatataggggttaaggatgactcacgttagaacggCCCGGGTCGGGGCCGAGGCGAGgcatccgacacttcgtttcctatcacgtgatcaccggtcaccTGTCACAGAAAACGAAGTGCCGGTTGCCCCGGCCCAGACCCGGGCccttctagcgtgagtcatccagtAGTGGGTGTCACGCTGTCACATCAGCATGTTATTGTTGTTAAAATTAGTAATGCGCAATCGGCGCTTgctcattttaataataatacctaatatgCTGATTGCTTTGTTGTCTTTGTTTGTACCTAATTTGAGAAAAAATACAGACCTGCCCATAGCTATATTCAGTCGTTCGTCCTGTCAATAAAGTTCCCATGAGTGATATTGCTTTCCGCCTGTCATGATAATAATCTCCATAAAGATTCTAAGCACGCCGCTGGACACGTTTTGCAAACAGAAGTAACGCGAAATCAAACAAGGCTCTCACGTGTAGACCGCGATGGAATCGCCTTCCACACGTTTCATAggtaattataggtacctactattactTATTTAGCCGGTTTTATCCCAAAATTTGAGAACTCATGTGTCTTAAAAAATCATTGATAACAGTTATGTCGATCATGAATACAAATAAACTTTGCGATTCTCCTAAAATAATTTTGTGTAGGTGTACATGTAAACTTTTATTGCCGACTCCGACAACACCATGAgataaatatagttggtcaaaccaatttgtaagtaaataagaacaaaaaaaactatatactcatccttttcttttgggtgctagtactaatgtaagAAAAAGATAATATGAgtctctctgtctatatttgaaatgagacagtcctttgacaaactatatgtacaATGATCTCCATCAAAAGGCCAGCTCACTGGCACCATAGTAATTGTACTGCAACGGAGCCAGTTTAATTAGATGGTTTGCATGAaacacatggacacacctcTTACATTCGATTCGTATACTAAGGAAGGAAAGCgctaaaataataacaataggtacttacaatgaTACAATGAATTTGTTGTGCAGGTTTCATAGTAGTATGGAaactacagggtggccaacttagaggtatacaactttttttgccgccattttattttggcggtaaatataacagttattgcatgaaaattagtttgtgtagatacggcaaatttattatggagcgttttacgacggaacaacgtgttttaatcattaaaaacaatagaaacattaaaaataacgtttcccggtcgattaatttcgagaaacggtgacattgactggcccccaagatcgcctgatttaacagctcctgacttttttctgtggggctatctaaagggacgtgtctatgctaataggccaacgaaccttcagcaattagaacaaaatattcgaaacactgtcgctgagacaacgccagaaatgtgtgaaaaagtgatgaaaaacgcgatgaaaagggtttgcatctgccatgctgctagaggtggacatttgtctgacattattttccatgtgtaattgctgaccctacctattatacatatttaacaaggaatacttaatattttttatgttttactaatagaataaaatttcaaaaataaagtgtatacttacatcttatttggccaccctgtactacTAGTCGAGCCAACACTAGGTATATTAACAATAACAGATCAATTACattctaaaaacaataaatcaaataatcTTACATGTCATCCGTTAcagacaataataatattatttttaacatccgTTTCACTTTGCCATACCATACCATAACTCCGACCACTTTATCTTTGCGGCCCTGAAAACACTGGCCATGCGATTTGGGACTCGATGGCTTTGTAATAGAGATGTACGATGACTGGTTTAAATTTTTCGATGTGTTATGATCGGTTGTGGAAATGAGATGTCTAGTCAAGGCCAGGCCAGGCGTTATCTGGGTATTGGTTTACCAGAGTGGCCGACTGGGCTAGGAACGTGATGGCTGATCAAATTATAGCCAAagaaaacaaatatgtaagtctgAATTGTGCAAATTTATGACAGGACGCAACTAATACACATAGCACATACATACACTAGAGTCCGATCACTGAAAGTTTTGATGCCAAATGCTActaggtatattaggtacaatttcagttacatataataataattttagttattataaaatagaTATATACTGTATCATGATTTCCTTTTCTTGAACGCCCCATCGCCACACAAAGCTCCTTAAGGTTTTGCCCACGATGGGTCTTGTAATATTAACATGCGTGTAACTtgttattattcaataaataaataaaaaaagttgtttCTTCTCAACTTTTAATTCTAACCCCCATAAGtcagggccgatacagacggactgcaaatTTTTATGGGAGCTTCACGCCGACTGCACGTTTGTTAAATTTAGGCTCTATGTAACAAACACACAACCTACCATTGTTAAAATAACCAACgattaggggctattcataaattacgtaatTTCAAATGGGGGGGGCGGgtggtctggacatcggatgatggtagcatgatgtaggaggaaacggggtcattcgaagcatgattttaggGAGGGGGatggggtcaaaaatcgtcaacaATAGAtgagatgacgtaatttatgaacagccccttatCGGGGGCTAGTTAGAGTTGACACTTGACAGATGTTTATAAATGCGCCATATTATAGGGATATATATGGCATAGCACTTCTctagactgtctcatttcaaacatagagtatcatactatctttgtcttacacttgtactagcacccaaaattatattttatttgtcgTGAAAAATCGATGGTCGTTGGCACTGTTTTCGTATCGTCTTGTTGATGTTGTTTTAGGGCAGGTTTTGGCACTTTTGGcatttaattatgtaaaatattgtCTTGATTCATATATGTACTATTTCTATACTTATGACATATACTTACTCATCTGCCTCACGTTTCTTAATATTGCTTCTATTCCGTGTTTTCTGCTACCTCTGTGACTCTTCCTAGCCTACAAGCTTGCCCctgtttcaccacggtgacaattGCCAGTAACAACAACAATGTCGTTAGTACTATCAATCCAAAAATGGACAGGATATTTTCAATGtattgtcaccgtggtgaaataggcccCCGTCTACATTCAAGTTGTTttcgggcgttttctaaaataaatattaaaaacccgATTCTGCCAGATcatggtgtttttgggttctttcaactcagcatcactagcatattcaatcctggtgataaaaaaatttgtcccaaaattttgtatgaaaattgtacattccactacgtcacgttacatacaagtgaaaaattttctcataccaactaaaaacgtgacgtaatggaatggacattttgggacatctttttagggttccgtagccaaatggcaaaaaacggaacccttatagattcgtcatgtctgtctgtctgtccgtctgtccgtccgtatgtcacagccacttttctccgaaactataagaactatacagttgaaacttggtaagtagatgtattctgtgaaccgcattaagattttcacacaaaaatagaaaaaaaaacaataaatttttggggttccccatacttcgaactgaaactcaaaattttttttttcatcaaacccgtacgtgtggggtatctatggataggtcttcaaaaatgatattgaggttcctaatatcatttttttctaaactgaatagtttgcgcgagagacacttccaaagtggtaaaatgtgtgtcccccccccctaacttctaaaataagagaatgataaaactaaaaaaaatatatgatgtacattaccatgtaaacttccaccgaaaaaaaaagacccgagaattttaagaaccaattatgagctgttgcatacattactttttctatgacagctgcagcaaaaaaaaaaaaaaaaaaaaaaaaaaaaaaaaaaaaaaaaaagttattattaaaaaaaaaaagagttattattaaaaaaaaagagttattattaaaaaaaaagagttattatttaaaaaaaagagttattatttaaaaaaaattgagttattatttaaaaaaaaaaagagttattattgtaaatgaaaacatacctctttcaatcaagatgatcggaacttgtatctttaaaaaaaataaagcagttgtattatactcataagatgactgctagcagtcatcttatgagcctatagacaaagcattcaaatgacattgctttagatatcactgtcagtcatttaattgacacatttaagtgctggagtagaaaaaaagttTAGTGACATTGACATGAACATATAAGAAAATCTAGAATATTACAAGATGTCATTAAAACACACTGTATTAACACGTTAAGGTccggttgcaccaaccacaatcGTAACTGGGCATgtcattattcataaacgcgctacaagcctcaattagctaTTAATCGTTTGTCTCAATCTGTTATTTTGACTTGTGTGTTTGTAAGAAAGCGATAATAAATTTACTAAATGGGcctagtaaagttttatgaataatgggGATAATTTCTGCGaacgtaaaaaaatatgattaagtacctataaaaggTTTGGTGCAATTGGGCCATACTTTTATTAGACAGGCACGAATGAATTCGtctatgtaataaataatgaggaagttattaattatattagtgCACCTTTTCGGaaagttaatttttatttttgcggACCGTGACTTAATACTGTTATAagatatacaaggtgtcccaagaagtagtgatatactgaagctgggaggtagaggacctagagggctatctgaatcacccccatgtatgttccgcgatttttcgtattttcggagttatgatttttttaaatttttcacctatcgccgagtacgatgagatttttatttatggtgacgtgaattattgcggtagatgcttgattttttttgtgtgctaagctgatagataggccaattcagtatggtaacatttactatcgttagatctttgaatggaattttaaaaaaatgtaatgccaagaaagataaaattacccagtatgctttatttttttaagcgcccttgaagttgtgaacatactgggtaattttatctttcttggcattaattttttttttaattccattcaaagatctaacgatagtaaatgttaccatactgaattggcctatctatcagcttagcacacaaaaaaaatcaagcatctaccgcaataattcacgtcaccataaataaaaatctcatcgtactcggcgataggtgaaacattaaaaaaaatcataactccgaaaatacgaaaaatcgcggaacatacatgggggtgattcagatagccctctaggtcctctacctcccagcttcagtatatcactacttcttgggacaccttgtataaaccaatttaatttattatataccGCGTGTTGGTATTGTGAAATATACACGTTCTGAGATTTTAATAGTCCTTTACAGTATTAACGGTATAATCATTAATcagttttaaattgttttatttaccaATATTTAACACTATGCTGGACACTATACGCCAGACAAAATGGGATTACGCCTATAGGCGTCCAATGTCCACCAAGGTGTTAATAAGAATTAAATGCTTGTTTTAAAGATTCTCTTGCAGCCCAAAACGCGTGCGTGACACCTATACAGGgctgtttcctgtaacaggagcaataaattaaacagtaggctatactcctcatactgaccaacattggttcggcaacttttaaaaacaacttgttttgatttttattacactttaaagttttagacgcaatgtattgcaaattttgttatgtttaaaacgtggcaagcaacgtcaaacacactgatgtcagcgtacatttgaaggcaatatttattttgtatgaaaaagaggaagtctaaaggattcataatttttaaaagttgttataaacaaaagttttatagtttgaggaatATAgtatacgttttaattatttgctcgtgttacaccCTGTTTATTATGCAAAAAAATATAacgttatatttaaaaaataaacgatTATAACCAAAGGAAAATAACAGGAataaagcaaaataaaatacagatttaaacatatttttactataattcaataaaaatgcAGATGGAAATAAGGAAAacttacaagaaaaaaaatgtcataaacaaGCTTTAGCCTTAAGTTTTTTGTCTAAAAGAGAATACGTAGTCAATTTTTTGGATGGTTAAGATTAAACTTACaatggaattaaataaaaaattaaatacttaattacaactgacataggtaggtactagtgtTTAAACCTAATGCCTGTTTATATTAAATGACTCATGATATATTACTAACATTAAGTTATGTAAACTTAGTACATAAATGTCTGTTTAAATacaaaagaaattaaataaatcagCTTTAATGGTTTATAATTCGTAATGAactgataataaataatattcgcgAACTTTATGAAAAACGCTTACAACTAACTTATGATTAGGTACAAAATTATTATCTTTACGTGGTCACCATGCAACGAATCGCTAAATACGGAGAAAAACTGAAACTAATAAACTATAGGAAAACAAAACTACCACCAACTCGGTCTATCACGATCATGATAATTAAACACAAAACCAAGAAAGGTCAACATGTTCGTTTATTGATCATACTAAATCGTAGATCTGACAAGTATAACAAAATATGTAGTATTCATAAGTGGCGAGAGTACAGTCTCTTGGTAAGATTCGAAAGCGTATCTGGCTGCTTCTATCAGAATTTCTCCTAATCACTTACTTGGTCccttaattaaaacattaaactttgttatataaatattataaaatatcacactttaaattcaaagaaaaaaaaaactatgctaagTCGAAACTAATCACCTTAGTTCTgtcaaaaatacaaaagtaataACTGTGCcaatttgaatattttattcaaaaggagacaataaataaacaatcaatCTATCTCGGtcaactaaaaattaaatatgtattataatcgatttaatttgttattaaagTAAAAGGCACTCTGTGGgtgcgccgccgcgccgccggatcagcggcgccggcgccggcccgCGTACTGTAGCTTCAACTGAGTTATCGATTGTAGTCACTTTACGCAGCTTTATTGGTACGCGAGTCCTCGGGAGTTCGGCGCGTCCTCTTTTACTTTTTGCAGCGCGCCCGGACGCGATCAGTTCGACGTCGAGGCGAGAGGGGCCGGAGAGTGAGGCACGAGGTCGAAAAAAAACAATCACGAAAATCCCAAACAGGTTTCCGCTCGCAGCCGGTCCTCCTCGCACGACGCGAAACAAAAAACCCCGCGGCGACGCGCCGCTGGATTCACCGACGACTCTCAAACGGGCCACGGACGATTGGGATCGCTAGCGGTGGCGGTTAGCGACTACTGCTACTAGACCCTGTGGCCCGTGTCAGAGCTTTCGATATGCAGATGGTAATTACGGACCAACGGATGTTGTGTTGTGGACGTGAGGCGCCGAGCTCCCGACGAGGTGACGACTGACTCCGGGTCTGCCGGGGATTGACTATGTTCACGATGGTATTTGAGGTTGAGAGGTAAGCAGTGCCGGGATCAGTCGACTATTGATACAGCGAGACGCCTGGTGCGTCCGTGTGCGGTGTGGCATCGCAACTGCTAGTTACACAATAATTATTACAGTTAAAGAGActcgaaataaataataaattattatcttaATCCTTAAAAATAGATCACGAGCGCCTCCCCGCGGTACAGAACCGAGCGCGGTTAGGCagtacgaaataaataaaatgttatatatcTAACTTTACAAAGAGACCACCGCTCGGCGGAGGATCGCTAAGGGAAGACTTCCGCGAGCTACgcaataaatatctaataatatAAGGTGCCATTTACAAGTGCGTGCCGATAATAATAAAGATGTACTGTACTTAAATCACTTAATTCACACCGCAAACTTTCATGACGCCAGTGAAAACTTCGTTAACGTTATATATTACAGGTCGAAGTATTTAAAGAGCATCGGCAAACTGGAGATCATTCGTTGAGCGGGTGCGCGGGACGGCGCGGCACTCGGGCGCGGCCTGGAAGACGTCGAGTTTAGGCACTACGGTGACGGACGATCCTTATTACGCTCGGTATAAGTTAACTTAGGACTAGGCGGGCGTCTAGGCGATGATGAGGTCGCCGAACGCGTTGGAGAGGCGGTTGAAGACGGGCAGCCTGTCGTCCTCGGGGTCGGGCGACTGCGAGCCGCGGAAGGCGAACGCGGGCGGAGACATGGCCGGCGGCGAGTGCGGCGACTGAGGAGTCATCGGAGAGTGCGGCGAGTGTGACGAGCGAGGCGAGCGGGAGCCGTCGCTCATGTACGAAGCCATCGAGCCACCAGACGACAGCGACGCCAGGGAGCCTCCGGGAGAAGTGGACTCGCGGCGTCTGGCTTCCTCCGCATTGTGAACGAAGTGGCATCTAGGCCCGTACGGACAGAACCCTACAGAGTGGAAAGTGCGGCAGAGTTCCGTCTTGTACTTGGGGTGGCGCTGGAGGTTGCGGAGTTCGCGCATgccatgtgcgaattgacactTGTCGCCGTATTTGCAGACGCCCGCTTCTTCGAAGGGGCGGCAGAGTTCGGTCTTGTAGCGGCTGGTGGCCGGCGGCGGGGGCGCCGGCTCGCTGGTGGTGCGTTCGAGGCGGCGATGGCCGAGTCTGTCGAGGAGGCCCACGATGGCGGCGCGGTGCGCCGGCACGGAGGCGGCGCGGGTCAGGACTGGGTGCTGCTCCCAGCCAACGCCGGCGGTGGCGCCGACGGGACCCGTGGCGGCAACTGTTGTGTTCATCGCCTGCACTGGCCGAGATTGGTTCTGAAAAAGATAAGACAAAAGACAATATAGTCGAGCGTCATTACATACAATGAATAGTCCCAACTTAGAACGAGATCCGTTATCATTGTTATCAAGTGCAAAAGAGGGTTTAGGGCCTTGCAGGCAgagaaaaataaacacaaagatagtgaacctttttttttttacaatttactgTCTACGTTAAAGTAATAAGTCGAGATTTGGTAATTTTGATCCTTATGGTGTAAGATT encodes the following:
- the LOC134653582 gene encoding protein TIS11 isoform X1, which produces MSTAIMHQSALYDFGDMFLKVSPDYSDNGLTITTFNQSRPVQAMNTTVAATGPVGATAGVGWEQHPVLTRAASVPAHRAAIVGLLDRLGHRRLERTTSEPAPPPPATSRYKTELCRPFEEAGVCKYGDKCQFAHGMRELRNLQRHPKYKTELCRTFHSVGFCPYGPRCHFVHNAEEARRRESTSPGGSLASLSSGGSMASYMSDGSRSPRSSHSPHSPMTPQSPHSPPAMSPPAFAFRGSQSPDPEDDRLPVFNRLSNAFGDLIIA
- the LOC134653582 gene encoding protein TIS11 isoform X2, which encodes MSTAIMHQSALYDFGDMFLKNQSRPVQAMNTTVAATGPVGATAGVGWEQHPVLTRAASVPAHRAAIVGLLDRLGHRRLERTTSEPAPPPPATSRYKTELCRPFEEAGVCKYGDKCQFAHGMRELRNLQRHPKYKTELCRTFHSVGFCPYGPRCHFVHNAEEARRRESTSPGGSLASLSSGGSMASYMSDGSRSPRSSHSPHSPMTPQSPHSPPAMSPPAFAFRGSQSPDPEDDRLPVFNRLSNAFGDLIIA